AGTTTTTCCATTATTTTACAGCCGCCTTTCTATTCATTGCCATTACAGTTACCTTTCCATCGCGGAAGGTCTGTGTTAAATGACGGCTTGCAGGGCATACGTATGAGCAAGAACCACACTCGATACAGTTGAGCCCGCCCATTTCTTCAAACGTTATATAATCACGCAGAAGTACAACTTTATTTAATGTATTCGGTAACAGCCCTACTGGACAAGCGTCTACGCAACGTCCACAACGGATACATGCAAACTCTTCTCCCAGGTGTGCTGATTTTTTGGTTAATGCGAGAATTCCAGAAGTACTTTTAACGATGGGAACTTCCATTGAGCGCAGTGTTACCACCATCATTGGGCCACCAGAAATTATTTTGGCTGGCTCTTCTTTGAAACCACCGCAAAATTCTATAAGCTCACGAATAGAGGTTCCAAGCGGCATACGTATATTTTTTGGATTTACAATAGCGTCTCCTGTTACTGTGACAATACGAGTTACGGAAGGTGTACCTTCAGCTATTGCTTCATATATCTGGTGAACTGTGCGAACGTTCAAAACAATACAGCCTACATCTGCTGGAAGAGCAGTCACAACATATTCTTGCTTTGTTAGAGCTTCTATCAACATTTTTTCGGCTCCTTGAGGATATTTAACCACAAGAGGCTGTAAAGATATTTTAAATGCATTTTGTTTTTTTAGCTCTTTCTCCATTACTGCAATGGCTTCGGGTTTATTGTTTTCTATTCCAATAACACCCTCTGCCTCAGGAAAGAGCCTCATTAAAAGCTTTAGTCCTTTAACAATTTTTGCTGGCTCTTCAATCATAAGCCTATTGTCACAATTCAAATATGGTTCACATTCGGCAGCATTCACTATGAGCCATTTAATACACTTTGGATTGGGGGGTGTAAGCTTTACTGCCGTTGGAAAGGTTGCGCCACCGTAACCGACTATTCCAGCCTCACGTATACGTGCAATATATTCTTTTGGATCGTTATTTTCGTAATTTAACAAGGGAGTCCAAGATGAGTCTTTGTCATATTTTCCATCATTTTCAATTACCACACATGTTTCAAGTAATCCTGCTGTAGTGAGACGCATGCCAACATCTTTAACTGTTCCAGAAACACTTGAAAGAATTGGAGCAGAAACGAACGCATCGCTGTCTCCAAGTTTTTGTCCTACGAGTACGTTGTCGCCTTTTTTTACCACCGGCTGGCTTAAGGCCCCAAGATTTTGCGCCATTGGAAAAACTAATTCACTCACGGGTAAATAATTTTCTATTTCTTTGTTTACAGTTAATTCTTTATTCTGTGGTGGGTGTATCCCTCCCCAGAATGATGGAAGTCTCATTTATTTTTCCTCCTTGAACATTTAGCTCGACTTGTGTTTTTACATA
This genomic window from Synergistaceae bacterium contains:
- the rsxC gene encoding electron transport complex subunit RsxC, translating into MRLPSFWGGIHPPQNKELTVNKEIENYLPVSELVFPMAQNLGALSQPVVKKGDNVLVGQKLGDSDAFVSAPILSSVSGTVKDVGMRLTTAGLLETCVVIENDGKYDKDSSWTPLLNYENNDPKEYIARIREAGIVGYGGATFPTAVKLTPPNPKCIKWLIVNAAECEPYLNCDNRLMIEEPAKIVKGLKLLMRLFPEAEGVIGIENNKPEAIAVMEKELKKQNAFKISLQPLVVKYPQGAEKMLIEALTKQEYVVTALPADVGCIVLNVRTVHQIYEAIAEGTPSVTRIVTVTGDAIVNPKNIRMPLGTSIRELIEFCGGFKEEPAKIISGGPMMVVTLRSMEVPIVKSTSGILALTKKSAHLGEEFACIRCGRCVDACPVGLLPNTLNKVVLLRDYITFEEMGGLNCIECGSCSYVCPASRHLTQTFRDGKVTVMAMNRKAAVK